The sequence below is a genomic window from Streptosporangium lutulentum.
CTGGCGGAGATTCGCATGTCAGCGGGTCACGTTAGGCCGGTCAGTTGCGCACCTGCGCGAGGCCCCAGCGACGGCGCAGCGAGTTGTCGGCCGTCTCGAACAGCAGGTCCACCCCGATCCCGATGACCAGGATCACGATCATCGTGGAGAGCAGGCCCGCGGAGTCGGCGAGCTCGCGGTCGAAGAACAGCCGCTCGCCCAGGGAGGACTGGTGGGCGATGATGACGACGATCTCGCCGGCCATCAGCGAGCGCCAGGCGAAGGCCCAGCCCTGTTTGAGCCCGGCCAGGAACGACGGCAGCGACGCCGGCAGGATCACGTGGCGGTAGAGCTGGATGCGGCGGAATCCGAGCACGTGTCCCGCGCGCAGCAGGATCGGCGGGGTGTAGTCGACCCCGGCGATCAGCCCGTTGGCGATGGACGGCGTCGCGCCCAGGATCACCACGAACGTGATCGCGCTCTCGGTCAGGCCGAACAGCAGGATGGCCAGCGGGAACCAGGCGATCGACGGCATGGTCTGCAGACCGGTGATCAGCGAGCCGAAGGCCGCCCTGAGCACCTTGATCCGTGACACCAGGGCGCCGACGACCAGCCCGATCAGCACCGAGATCGCGAAACCGGTCACCGCGCGGCGCATCGTGACGCCGATGGCCTCCCAGTACTCGGCCGTGGTCAGGCGCTCGCGGAGCACCCCGAAGGTCTCGACGGGCCCGGCGAGGACGTACTCCGGCCAGCGGCCGGACCACACCACGGCCTGCCAGATCAGCAGGACCAGGCCGACCGCCAGGGCTATCGGCCACAGCCGGCCCCAGATCTGGGAGGTGACCCTGTGACGCTCGCCGCCGCCGAGCTCCAGCGCGTCGAGTCCGGCGAGGTGCTGGGCATGGGTGTCGGCGGGGGGCGCCTGGTCAACGGCCATGGCGGAGGACCTCCTGTCGAAGCCGGTTCGTGATCGTCGTGGCGAGCTCCGCCACCTCGGTGGAGTCGGTACGGCGGGGCCGGTCGAGTCTGATCGGGAAGTCCTCGACGACCTGGCCGGGGCGGCTGCTGAGCAGGACCACCCGGTCGCCGAGCCGTACAGCCTCGCGGACGTTGTGGGTGACGAACAGCACGCTGAGGCTGCGCTCCCGCCAGATCCGCTCCAGCTCGTCGTGGAGCAGGTCGCGGGTCATCGCGTCGAGCGCGCCGAAGGGCTCGTCCATCAGGAGCACGTCCGCGTCCTGGGCCAGCGCGCGGGCCAGGGAGACCCGCTGGCGCATGCCGCCGGACAGCTCGTGCGGGCGCTTGGCGCCGAACCCGTTCAGGTGGACGATCTCCAGGAACTCCGCCGCCCTGGACTGGCGCTCGCGCTTGGCCACGCCCTGCACCCGCAGCGCCATCTCGACGTTGGCGGAGACGGTGAGCCAGGGGAACAGCGCCGGCTCCTGGAACATCATGGCGATCTTGTGGCCCTCGGTGTCGATCCGGCCGGCGGTGGGCGCGTCGAGCCCGGCGACCAGCGAGAGCAGCGTGCTCTTGCCGCAGCCGGAGGCGCCGAGCAGGCAGACGAACTCGCCCGGATGGACGGAGAGGGAGACGTTGTCGAGGGCCAGCAGGCTGTTTTTGCCCTGGCCGTAGATCTTGGAAACGCCGTCCAGCCGGACCGTGGGCTCCTCGCCCTCGATCCGGCTGTCCGCCCGCTCCCTGAGCGGAGCTGTCACGTGCCCTCCTGCTTGCTTCTTCGGATCCGTCGGATCTACTTGTCGACGACCGCGGGCTGGCCCTGGGCCGCGAGCACCTCGTTCAGGGGCTTCAGGTCGTAGATGCCGTTCAGGTCGACCGGCTCCAGCAGCCCGACCTTGATCGCGTGGTCCGCGCTGCCGATGAGGGAGGAGGCGATCGGGTCGTTGGTGAAGGTGATGTTCTTGAAGACGCTGTCCAGGACCTCCTGCTTGAGCGGCTTGCCGCTCAGCTTCTCCAGCGCCGTGTTCACGGTCTTGGCGGCGTCGGCCGGGTCGGCGTTGATCGCGGCGTTGGCCTCGACGTGCCCTTCGAGGAGCTGCTTGACCGTCTCGGGGTGCTCGGCGGCGAACTCCTGCCGGACGATCAGGTGGGTGATCACGAACTGCTTGTTCGGCCAGAGGTCACGCTCGTCGACGAGGATCTTGCCCTTGCTCTCCTGGACCATGCGG
It includes:
- a CDS encoding ABC transporter ATP-binding protein, coding for MTAPLRERADSRIEGEEPTVRLDGVSKIYGQGKNSLLALDNVSLSVHPGEFVCLLGASGCGKSTLLSLVAGLDAPTAGRIDTEGHKIAMMFQEPALFPWLTVSANVEMALRVQGVAKRERQSRAAEFLEIVHLNGFGAKRPHELSGGMRQRVSLARALAQDADVLLMDEPFGALDAMTRDLLHDELERIWRERSLSVLFVTHNVREAVRLGDRVVLLSSRPGQVVEDFPIRLDRPRRTDSTEVAELATTITNRLRQEVLRHGR
- a CDS encoding ABC transporter permease, whose product is MAVDQAPPADTHAQHLAGLDALELGGGERHRVTSQIWGRLWPIALAVGLVLLIWQAVVWSGRWPEYVLAGPVETFGVLRERLTTAEYWEAIGVTMRRAVTGFAISVLIGLVVGALVSRIKVLRAAFGSLITGLQTMPSIAWFPLAILLFGLTESAITFVVILGATPSIANGLIAGVDYTPPILLRAGHVLGFRRIQLYRHVILPASLPSFLAGLKQGWAFAWRSLMAGEIVVIIAHQSSLGERLFFDRELADSAGLLSTMIVILVIGIGVDLLFETADNSLRRRWGLAQVRN